A region from the Bradyrhizobium erythrophlei genome encodes:
- the purE gene encoding 5-(carboxyamino)imidazole ribonucleotide mutase — protein sequence MPAPVAIIMGSQSDWETMRHAAETLGALGVACDKHIVSAHRTPERMFAFARGAKAAGVKIIIAGAGGAAHLPGMTASLTELPVFGVPIESKALSGVDSLYSMVQMPAGVPVGTLAIGKAGAINAALLAASVLALNDKALAGRLAAWRKAQTDAVGERPEDPA from the coding sequence ATGCCCGCCCCCGTCGCCATCATCATGGGAAGCCAGTCGGACTGGGAGACCATGCGCCACGCCGCAGAAACCCTGGGAGCGCTCGGGGTGGCCTGCGACAAACACATCGTCTCGGCGCATCGCACGCCGGAGCGGATGTTTGCCTTTGCCAGGGGGGCCAAGGCGGCCGGCGTCAAGATCATCATCGCCGGCGCCGGCGGCGCGGCGCATCTGCCGGGCATGACGGCGTCGCTGACGGAATTGCCGGTATTCGGCGTCCCCATCGAATCCAAGGCGCTGTCCGGCGTCGATTCGCTCTATTCCATGGTCCAGATGCCGGCCGGCGTCCCGGTCGGAACGCTGGCGATCGGCAAGGCCGGCGCCATCAACGCCGCGCTGCTGGCGGCCAGCGTGCTCGCGCTGAACGATAAAGCGCTCGCGGGCAGGCTCGCTGCCTGGCGCAAGGCGCAGACCGATGCGGTCGGCGAGCGTCCGGAGGATCCGGCGTGA
- a CDS encoding tetratricopeptide repeat protein, translated as MAVLLAAIALGGCSFDLGSFSSTSDKEEPKPAPAGAAVAQAQVYATHGQVLAKSGKPEEALAEFNHAVELDPNNAQALYGRGLLYQGDKRHQQAIDDFTAANGLKPQQAEPLLARAVSYLALDKAKEAAADLDEAAQADPQNAQIWSTRGQAYERLGDKARAAESYGRAINLRPRDEAARNGLARVGGKT; from the coding sequence GTGGCTGTTCTGCTGGCCGCGATCGCGCTCGGCGGCTGCTCTTTCGACCTGGGATCGTTTTCGTCCACGTCGGATAAGGAAGAGCCAAAACCCGCTCCGGCGGGAGCCGCGGTGGCCCAGGCGCAGGTCTACGCCACGCACGGCCAGGTGCTTGCCAAATCCGGAAAACCCGAAGAGGCGCTGGCGGAGTTCAATCACGCCGTCGAACTCGATCCCAACAATGCGCAGGCGCTGTATGGCCGCGGACTGCTCTATCAAGGCGACAAGCGGCATCAGCAGGCGATCGACGATTTCACCGCGGCCAATGGCCTGAAGCCGCAACAGGCGGAGCCGCTGCTCGCCCGCGCGGTCAGCTATCTCGCGCTCGACAAGGCCAAGGAAGCCGCCGCCGATCTCGACGAGGCGGCGCAGGCCGATCCGCAGAACGCGCAGATCTGGAGCACGCGCGGGCAGGCCTATGAACGGCTCGGCGACAAGGCCAGGGCCGCCGAATCATACGGCCGCGCCATCAATCTGCGCCCCAGGGATGAAGCCGCGCGCAACGGCCTGGCGCGCGTCGGTGGCAAGACCTGA
- a CDS encoding 5-(carboxyamino)imidazole ribonucleotide synthase, whose translation MTAPLKVKLKPGDTIGILGGGQLGRMLAMAAARLGLRCHVFSPDPDSPAFDVVLNATCAEYADVEALELFANDVDVITYEFENVPSAAAMVLGARRPVLPDRKILETTQDRLAEKDFVKRLGIGTADYADVSSAASLWAAISRIGLPAVLKTRRFGYDGKGQAIIRAGDDPDRIWDDLGTKSAILEAFIPFQCEISVIAARSADGHVECFDVTENEHRDHILKISRAPANISDALASEARAVAEKIASALNYVGVLAVEMFVVQCEAGPKVLVNEIAPRVHNSGHWTLDGASISQFEQHIRAIAGWPLGKPVRHGPVTMTNLIGDDINDYEQWLTIPGATIHLYGKGAPRPGRKMGHVTQVSAREK comes from the coding sequence GTGACGGCTCCACTCAAGGTGAAGCTGAAGCCCGGCGACACCATCGGAATTCTCGGCGGCGGACAATTGGGCCGGATGCTGGCAATGGCGGCGGCGCGGCTCGGCCTGCGCTGTCACGTGTTTTCGCCGGATCCGGATTCGCCGGCGTTCGACGTGGTGCTGAACGCGACCTGCGCCGAATATGCCGATGTCGAGGCGCTGGAATTATTCGCGAACGACGTCGACGTCATCACCTATGAATTCGAGAACGTGCCGTCCGCAGCCGCGATGGTCCTCGGCGCGCGCCGCCCGGTGCTGCCCGACCGGAAAATCCTGGAGACCACGCAGGACCGGCTCGCCGAAAAGGACTTCGTGAAACGGCTCGGCATCGGCACAGCCGATTACGCCGATGTGTCGTCGGCCGCGAGCCTGTGGGCCGCGATCTCGCGCATCGGCCTGCCGGCCGTACTCAAGACCCGCCGCTTCGGCTATGACGGCAAGGGCCAGGCGATCATCCGCGCGGGCGACGATCCGGACAGGATCTGGGACGATCTCGGTACCAAATCCGCCATCCTCGAGGCGTTCATTCCGTTCCAGTGCGAGATCTCCGTGATCGCCGCGCGCTCGGCGGACGGCCATGTCGAATGCTTCGACGTCACCGAAAACGAGCATCGCGACCACATCCTGAAAATTTCGCGGGCGCCGGCCAATATTTCCGATGCGCTGGCTAGCGAGGCGCGCGCGGTTGCGGAGAAGATCGCGAGCGCCCTGAATTACGTCGGCGTGCTCGCGGTCGAGATGTTCGTGGTGCAATGTGAGGCGGGGCCGAAGGTCCTGGTCAACGAGATCGCGCCCCGTGTGCACAATTCCGGACACTGGACCCTGGACGGCGCCTCGATCTCGCAATTCGAGCAGCACATCCGCGCCATCGCCGGCTGGCCGCTCGGCAAGCCGGTCCGCCACGGTCCGGTCACCATGACCAACCTGATCGGGGACGATATCAACGACTATGAGCAATGGCTGACCATCCCCGGCGCTACCATCCACCTCTATGGTAAGGGGGCGCCGCGCCCGGGCCGCAAAATGGGACACGTGACGCAGGTATCGGCGCGCGAAAAATAG
- a CDS encoding alpha/beta hydrolase: MTVLKWLVGLAAGGYLGGLALLYFAQRALMFPIPERVRAAPEAVGFREAEEHTLTTTDGEKVIVWHVPAKPGHAVVIYFPGNGDFLAALVSHFRNMTADGTGLVALSYRGYAGSSGRPSEQGLLSDAAAAYAFAAARYGADRMVLWGFSLGSGVAVALAVDRAVGKVILEAPYTSVADVAGSLFWYAPVRWLIRDSFRSDQRIARMTAPLLIMHGARDATIPIHLGERLFALAREPKQFVRFADGGHNNLDDYGAIETARRFINAAKS, translated from the coding sequence ATGACCGTCCTGAAATGGCTTGTCGGTCTCGCAGCGGGCGGCTATCTCGGCGGTCTTGCCCTCCTTTACTTCGCGCAGCGGGCGTTGATGTTTCCGATCCCGGAGAGGGTGCGCGCCGCTCCCGAAGCTGTCGGTTTTCGCGAGGCCGAGGAACATACGCTCACCACGACGGATGGCGAGAAGGTCATCGTCTGGCACGTGCCGGCCAAGCCGGGCCATGCGGTCGTCATCTATTTTCCCGGCAACGGAGATTTTCTGGCGGCACTCGTCAGCCATTTTCGCAACATGACCGCTGACGGGACCGGGCTCGTCGCGCTGTCCTATCGGGGTTATGCCGGTTCGAGCGGACGGCCCAGCGAGCAGGGGCTGCTCAGCGATGCCGCGGCGGCCTATGCCTTTGCGGCGGCGCGCTACGGCGCGGACCGGATGGTCCTCTGGGGTTTTTCGCTGGGTAGCGGCGTCGCGGTCGCGCTGGCGGTCGATCGCGCGGTCGGAAAGGTCATATTGGAAGCTCCCTACACGTCAGTGGCGGATGTTGCCGGTTCGCTGTTCTGGTATGCGCCGGTGCGCTGGCTGATACGGGATTCGTTTCGCTCCGATCAGCGCATCGCGCGAATGACGGCTCCGCTGCTGATCATGCATGGTGCGCGGGATGCCACCATTCCGATCCACCTTGGCGAGCGATTGTTCGCGCTCGCGCGAGAGCCGAAACAATTCGTGCGGTTTGCCGATGGCGGTCATAACAATCTCGACGACTACGGGGCGATCGAAACGGCCCGGCGGTTCATCAATGCTGCAAAAAGCTGA
- a CDS encoding GGDEF domain-containing protein, which yields MPRNQKTGAAAPKTSKPKAAKRRKNGVDKRKVVPRLARPAKQPKPVPRLPVGPKDARPAIRRLRTELARARKRIEELEASADTDFLLDIPNRRGFEREFHRAISYIKRYHASGALVVLDVDGLKPINDAFGHAAGDQVLKAVAATLLRLVRSSDVVGRLGGDEFAVLLWNLSETDAKAKAASLEQAIDRLTFTFRGRDVTAGASAGVAILGPHAEAGRALEEADSAMYVRKAQRRHEITPQH from the coding sequence ATGCCCAGGAACCAGAAAACAGGGGCGGCCGCCCCCAAAACGTCAAAGCCCAAAGCTGCGAAACGCCGCAAAAATGGGGTGGACAAGCGCAAGGTCGTGCCGCGCCTGGCCCGGCCGGCGAAGCAGCCAAAACCAGTGCCCCGGCTGCCGGTCGGCCCCAAGGACGCCAGGCCCGCGATTCGCAGGCTGCGGACCGAACTGGCGCGCGCGCGGAAGCGGATCGAGGAACTGGAAGCGTCGGCGGATACGGATTTCCTGCTGGATATTCCGAATCGGCGCGGCTTCGAGCGAGAGTTCCACCGGGCGATCTCCTACATCAAGCGCTATCACGCGAGCGGCGCGCTGGTCGTGCTCGACGTCGATGGCCTAAAGCCGATCAACGATGCCTTCGGGCATGCCGCCGGCGATCAGGTCCTGAAGGCCGTCGCGGCCACGCTGCTGCGCCTTGTGCGTTCCTCCGACGTGGTCGGGCGGCTCGGCGGCGACGAGTTCGCGGTTCTGCTGTGGAACCTGAGCGAGACCGATGCCAAGGCGAAAGCGGCCTCGCTGGAACAGGCCATCGACCGGCTCACTTTCACCTTTCGTGGCCGCGACGTCACCGCGGGCGCATCGGCCGGCGTTGCCATTCTCGGCCCGCATGCGGAAGCCGGCCGCGCGCTCGAGGAAGCCGACAGCGCGATGTATGTGCGCAAGGCGCAACGGAGGCATGAGATAACGCCTCAACATTGA
- a CDS encoding response regulator: MGLVESRRPVVLVVEDEFLLRMDAVDIIAEAGFEVVEAANADQAIDILEARRDITVVFTDIQMPGSMDGLKLARAVRGRWPPIKIVATSGHVGVRETDLPEGGRFLPKPYSSTEVTGVLRDLTTGT; encoded by the coding sequence ATGGGTCTTGTTGAGTCCAGGAGACCCGTGGTGCTGGTCGTGGAGGACGAGTTTCTGCTTCGAATGGACGCGGTCGATATCATCGCGGAGGCCGGGTTCGAGGTTGTCGAAGCGGCCAATGCCGATCAGGCCATCGACATTCTGGAAGCGCGCCGGGACATCACCGTGGTTTTCACCGATATCCAGATGCCGGGCTCGATGGACGGGTTGAAGCTCGCGCGCGCGGTGCGCGGCCGCTGGCCGCCGATCAAGATCGTGGCGACCTCCGGCCATGTCGGCGTGAGGGAAACGGACCTGCCGGAGGGCGGGCGCTTTCTGCCAAAACCCTATAGTTCCACCGAGGTGACGGGCGTGCTGCGCGATCTGACGACCGGCACCTGA
- the aqpZ gene encoding aquaporin Z: MDVKKYAAEAIGTFWLTFAGCGSAVIAAGFPQVGIGLVGVSLAFGLSVVTMAYAIGHVSGCHLNPAVTVGLAAGGRFPTGQIAPYVIAQVIGAVAASALLYVIASGAAGFDVAKGFAANGYDAHSPGHYSLVACFIMEVVMTMMFLFIIMGATHGNAPAGFAPLAIGLTLVMIHLVSIPVTNTSVNPARSTGPALFVGGWALAQLWLFWLAPLIGGVLGGVLYRWLSAQPDGVVAGRTSA, encoded by the coding sequence ATGGATGTGAAGAAATATGCCGCTGAGGCCATCGGCACGTTCTGGCTGACATTTGCGGGATGCGGCAGCGCTGTGATCGCTGCGGGCTTTCCGCAAGTGGGTATTGGGCTGGTCGGGGTGTCCCTTGCGTTCGGGTTGAGCGTCGTGACCATGGCCTATGCGATCGGTCACGTGTCCGGCTGCCATCTCAACCCCGCGGTGACGGTCGGCCTCGCCGCCGGCGGGCGCTTTCCGACCGGGCAGATCGCGCCCTATGTGATCGCACAGGTGATCGGCGCCGTTGCCGCCTCTGCGCTGCTATATGTGATTGCGAGCGGCGCCGCCGGCTTCGACGTCGCCAAGGGCTTTGCCGCGAACGGCTATGACGCGCATTCGCCCGGCCATTATAGCCTGGTGGCATGCTTCATCATGGAAGTCGTGATGACGATGATGTTTCTGTTCATCATCATGGGCGCCACCCATGGCAACGCGCCCGCGGGCTTCGCGCCGCTGGCCATCGGGCTTACGCTGGTGATGATCCATCTGGTCAGCATTCCCGTGACCAACACGTCGGTCAATCCGGCGCGCAGCACCGGACCGGCGCTGTTCGTCGGCGGCTGGGCGCTGGCGCAGCTTTGGCTTTTCTGGCTGGCGCCCTTGATCGGCGGCGTGCTGGGTGGTGTGCTCTATCGCTGGCTTAGCGCGCAGCCGGACGGCGTTGTCGCGGGGCGCACTTCGGCTTGA
- the rpsU gene encoding 30S ribosomal protein S21, whose translation MQVLVRDNNVDQALKALKKKMQREGIFREMKLRGHYEKPSEKKAREKAEAVRRARKLARKKLQREGLLPMKPKPVFGAGPGAERGGAGGRGGPGAGPRGPR comes from the coding sequence GTGCAGGTTCTCGTTCGCGATAACAATGTCGATCAAGCCCTCAAGGCGCTGAAGAAGAAGATGCAGCGCGAGGGTATTTTCCGCGAGATGAAGCTCCGCGGTCACTACGAAAAGCCCTCCGAGAAGAAGGCCCGGGAAAAGGCCGAAGCCGTGCGCCGTGCGCGCAAGCTCGCTCGCAAGAAGCTGCAGCGCGAAGGCCTGCTGCCGATGAAGCCGAAGCCGGTGTTTGGCGCCGGTCCCGGTGCCGAGCGCGGTGGCGCCGGCGGTCGTGGCGGTCCCGGTGCAGGTCCGCGCGGCCCGCGCTGA
- a CDS encoding cupin domain-containing protein, whose product MLSAKSEVQVDTAEVRVTEWRLAPGSATGHHTHGMDYVIVPVTAGEMTIVAPNGERSKAQLNVGKSYFRKAGVEHDVLNETASEIVFLEVELKQ is encoded by the coding sequence ATGCTCAGCGCCAAATCGGAGGTTCAGGTCGACACCGCGGAGGTCCGCGTCACCGAATGGCGGCTGGCGCCGGGCAGCGCCACCGGCCATCACACCCATGGCATGGACTACGTCATTGTTCCCGTCACGGCGGGTGAAATGACCATCGTGGCGCCCAACGGGGAACGTTCCAAGGCGCAGCTCAACGTCGGCAAATCCTACTTCCGGAAGGCCGGGGTCGAGCATGACGTGCTCAACGAAACCGCATCCGAGATCGTGTTCCTGGAAGTCGAATTGAAACAATGA
- a CDS encoding epoxide hydrolase family protein → MKPTGFSLRIPDADIADLRDRLARTRFPDQAPGDAWAYGTDVAYLQRLTEYWRNEFDWRAEEAALNAFPQFRVALHDIDLHYLHVPGVGPDPMPLLLLHGWPGSVFEFIDIIPRLTDPVRFGGDARDAFTVVAPSLPGYGLSFRPGQKRFGVPEMADCVAALMHDVLGYARFAAQGGDWGAAVSSRLGYAHADRMIGIHINLMMAAGRDPSAFPNPNEEERRYLGELGHWMREETGYQSIQGTRPQTLAFALTDSPAGLAAWIVEKFRAWSDCGGEVERAISRDRMLADISLYWFTGAIGSSFWPYYARLHGSAILPPGDTISVPTGYAEFPREIVKPPRTAAARVFTDIRRWSIMPRGGHFAALEQPDLLASEVRAFFRELR, encoded by the coding sequence ATGAAACCGACCGGATTCAGTCTTCGCATCCCGGATGCCGATATCGCCGATCTCCGCGACCGGCTCGCCCGCACACGCTTCCCTGACCAGGCGCCCGGTGACGCCTGGGCTTACGGCACCGATGTCGCTTATCTGCAACGGCTAACCGAATACTGGCGCAACGAGTTTGACTGGCGAGCCGAGGAAGCCGCGCTGAATGCCTTTCCGCAATTCCGTGTCGCGCTGCACGACATCGACCTGCACTATTTGCATGTGCCCGGGGTTGGCCCCGACCCGATGCCGTTGCTCCTGCTGCATGGCTGGCCCGGTTCGGTATTTGAATTTATCGACATCATTCCACGCCTGACCGACCCCGTGCGCTTCGGCGGCGATGCGCGCGATGCCTTCACCGTCGTCGCGCCGTCATTGCCCGGCTATGGGCTTTCCTTCCGGCCCGGCCAAAAGCGGTTTGGCGTTCCGGAGATGGCGGATTGCGTCGCCGCGCTGATGCATGACGTGCTCGGTTATGCCCGATTTGCTGCGCAGGGCGGCGATTGGGGTGCGGCGGTCTCAAGCCGGCTCGGTTACGCACATGCCGATCGGATGATCGGTATCCACATCAATTTGATGATGGCCGCAGGCCGCGATCCCTCGGCTTTTCCCAACCCGAACGAGGAGGAGCGGCGCTACCTCGGCGAGCTTGGGCATTGGATGCGGGAAGAGACCGGCTATCAGTCGATCCAGGGCACCCGTCCTCAGACGCTGGCCTTCGCCTTGACGGATTCGCCGGCGGGCCTAGCTGCCTGGATCGTGGAGAAATTCCGCGCCTGGTCCGATTGCGGCGGCGAGGTGGAGCGCGCGATCAGCCGCGACCGCATGCTCGCCGATATCTCGCTCTACTGGTTCACCGGAGCGATCGGTTCCTCGTTCTGGCCCTATTATGCCCGCCTTCACGGTTCGGCGATCCTGCCCCCGGGCGATACGATTTCGGTGCCTACGGGCTACGCCGAATTCCCGCGCGAGATCGTCAAGCCACCGCGCACGGCGGCGGCACGCGTCTTCACCGACATCCGCCGTTGGAGCATCATGCCCAGGGGTGGACACTTCGCAGCCCTGGAGCAGCCGGATCTACTCGCCAGCGAAGTGCGCGCCTTCTTCCGGGAATTGCGGTAA
- a CDS encoding NAD(P)/FAD-dependent oxidoreductase: MDKVECVVIGAGVIGLAVARRLAQAGREVILLEAAEGIGTATSSRNSEVIHAGIYYKAGSLMAQMCVGGKRALYRYCGDHGIPHRNCGKLIVATTPKETEKLQSIRAHAEANGVGDLQTLSGMEARALEPALNCDAALLSPSTGIIDSHAYMLALRGDAEDAGAACAFHTPLLHARAAEGRIELDAGGDAPMSLECRLLVNAAGLNAPAVARNIDGMPIELIPPAYLAKGNYFSCSARAPFSHLIYPVPEPGGLGVHLTLDMAGQARFGPDVEWVEKVDYAVDPARAERFYPAIRRYWPTLPDGALMPSYSGIRPKIVPPAVATQDFLIQGPREHGVDGLINLFGIESPGLTSSLAIAEYVGDLAGV, encoded by the coding sequence ATGGACAAGGTTGAGTGCGTCGTTATCGGCGCGGGCGTGATCGGTCTCGCGGTGGCGCGGCGGCTGGCGCAGGCCGGCCGCGAGGTGATCTTGCTGGAAGCGGCCGAAGGGATCGGCACGGCGACGTCGTCCCGCAACAGCGAGGTGATCCACGCCGGCATCTATTACAAGGCCGGCAGCCTGATGGCGCAAATGTGCGTCGGCGGCAAGCGGGCGCTCTATCGATACTGCGGGGATCACGGCATCCCGCATCGCAATTGCGGCAAGCTGATCGTCGCCACCACGCCGAAGGAAACCGAAAAGCTGCAATCGATCAGGGCGCACGCCGAGGCCAATGGCGTCGGCGATCTGCAGACCCTGTCCGGCATGGAGGCTCGCGCGCTGGAGCCGGCGCTGAACTGCGACGCCGCGCTGCTGTCGCCTTCCACGGGCATCATCGACAGCCATGCCTATATGCTGGCGCTGCGTGGCGACGCCGAAGACGCTGGCGCGGCCTGCGCGTTTCACACACCGCTGCTGCACGCCAGGGCGGCAGAGGGCCGCATCGAGCTCGACGCCGGCGGCGACGCGCCAATGTCGCTTGAATGCCGGCTGCTCGTCAACGCCGCAGGGCTCAACGCGCCCGCGGTCGCGCGCAACATCGACGGGATGCCGATCGAGCTGATACCGCCGGCCTATCTCGCCAAGGGAAATTATTTCAGCTGCAGCGCGCGGGCGCCGTTCTCGCATCTGATCTATCCGGTGCCCGAGCCCGGCGGGCTCGGCGTGCACCTCACCCTCGACATGGCGGGACAGGCCCGGTTCGGGCCCGACGTGGAGTGGGTCGAGAAAGTGGATTACGCCGTCGACCCGGCGCGGGCGGAGCGGTTCTATCCGGCAATCCGGCGTTACTGGCCGACGCTGCCGGACGGCGCGCTGATGCCGAGCTATTCGGGCATTCGGCCGAAGATCGTGCCGCCTGCCGTCGCCACGCAGGACTTCCTCATCCAGGGGCCGCGGGAGCATGGCGTGGACGGGCTGATCAATCTGTTCGGGATCGAGTCACCGGGACTGACGTCGTCCCTGGCGATCGCCGAGTATGTCGGCGATCTGGCAGGGGTATGA
- a CDS encoding YdcH family protein, which yields MAIQAHLVELERKHKVLENELHEALVHLSTDDMQIVELKRRKLMVKDEIERLRHTAGETLH from the coding sequence ATGGCAATTCAGGCGCATCTCGTTGAACTGGAACGGAAACACAAGGTTCTTGAAAACGAATTGCATGAAGCTCTCGTGCATCTCTCAACAGACGATATGCAGATTGTCGAACTGAAGCGCCGGAAACTGATGGTTAAGGACGAAATCGAGCGGTTGAGACATACCGCCGGCGAAACGCTGCACTAG
- a CDS encoding YdcH family protein, with translation MTDEDERELANELARLQQEHRDLDAAIDALHQSPAPDLLRLQRLKKRKLQLRDRIAFIEDQITPDIIA, from the coding sequence ATGACCGACGAAGATGAGCGCGAACTCGCCAACGAGCTCGCACGGCTGCAGCAGGAGCACCGCGATCTCGACGCGGCGATCGATGCCTTGCATCAATCTCCCGCGCCGGACTTGTTGCGGTTGCAACGGTTGAAGAAACGTAAGCTGCAATTGCGCGACCGTATCGCCTTCATCGAAGACCAGATCACGCCTGATATCATTGCCTGA
- a CDS encoding calcium:proton antiporter — protein MSAHGPMPRSAWIFPALAVLFFAGATALGVTFTPSAAGSAFAAALLVILFGTVFAAVHHAEVIAERVGEPYGTLLLTLAVTVIEVALIATIMLGDKPVPTLARDTVFAVVMIVCNGLVGICILAGGLRYREQDVQVAGSNLYLSVLIVMGTITLIMPNYTLTTPGPVYSAVQLGFVSVVTLLLYAVFLYTQTVRHRGYFVGSEHDPGADGRPLSNAMLGLSITLLLVSLLAVVLLAKKFSLVVDFATARIGAPPAFAGVLVALLILLPESVAALAAARKNDLQKSMNLALGSSLATIGLTIPAVAVAAYALDKQLVLGLDPQSMVLLGLTFILSMLTFGTGRTNILFGLVHVVVFAVFVFLVFVP, from the coding sequence ATGAGTGCGCACGGCCCGATGCCGCGATCGGCGTGGATATTCCCGGCCCTGGCCGTGTTGTTTTTCGCAGGCGCCACCGCGCTCGGCGTCACCTTCACGCCGTCGGCGGCCGGATCGGCCTTTGCGGCGGCCCTGCTGGTGATCCTGTTCGGCACGGTGTTCGCGGCCGTGCATCATGCCGAGGTGATCGCCGAGCGGGTCGGCGAGCCCTACGGCACGCTGCTGTTGACGCTGGCGGTCACGGTGATCGAGGTGGCGCTGATCGCCACCATCATGCTGGGCGATAAGCCGGTGCCCACTTTGGCGCGCGACACCGTATTCGCAGTGGTGATGATCGTCTGCAACGGCCTCGTTGGGATCTGCATCCTCGCAGGCGGCCTGCGCTACCGCGAGCAGGACGTCCAGGTCGCGGGATCGAACCTCTATCTCAGCGTCCTGATCGTGATGGGGACCATCACGCTGATCATGCCCAACTATACGCTGACCACGCCGGGGCCGGTCTATTCCGCCGTCCAGCTCGGCTTCGTCAGCGTCGTTACCCTGCTGCTTTATGCGGTGTTCCTCTATACCCAGACCGTCCGTCATCGCGGCTATTTCGTCGGCAGCGAACACGATCCCGGCGCAGACGGGCGTCCGCTGTCGAACGCCATGCTGGGCTTGAGTATCACGCTGCTTTTGGTGTCGCTGTTGGCGGTCGTGCTGCTGGCAAAGAAATTCTCGCTGGTGGTGGATTTCGCAACCGCCAGGATCGGCGCGCCGCCGGCCTTCGCCGGCGTCCTGGTGGCGCTCCTGATCCTCTTGCCGGAGAGCGTCGCCGCCCTCGCCGCCGCGCGCAAGAACGACCTGCAGAAGAGCATGAACCTCGCGCTCGGCTCGTCGTTGGCGACCATCGGGCTGACGATCCCGGCGGTCGCGGTGGCGGCCTATGCGCTGGACAAGCAGCTGGTGCTCGGGCTCGACCCGCAAAGCATGGTATTGCTGGGCCTGACCTTCATCCTGAGCATGCTGACCTTCGGCACCGGCCGTACCAACATCCTGTTCGGCCTGGTCCATGTGGTGGTATTTGCCGTATTCGTGTTCCTGGTGTTCGTGCCCTGA